A stretch of DNA from Cryptosporangium aurantiacum:
CGCCGGCTGGACGGCCTGCCGCTCGCGGTGGAGCTGGCCGCCGCGCGGGTCCGGGCGCTGTCGGTGCGCGAGATCGAACGGCGGCTCGACGATCGGTTCGCGCTGCTGCGCGGTGGTGCCCGGGACGCGCCGGCCCGCCACCGGACGCTGCACGCGGTCGTCGACTGGAGCTGGAACCTGCTGGACGAGGCCGGCCGGGAGGCGTTGCGGACGCTGTCGATCTTCCCCGGTGGGTTCACCGCCGACGCCGCGGCGCACGTGCTCGCCGACGGCGACGCGCTGGAGAGTTTGGTCGAGCAGTCGCTGCTGCAGGTCACCGAGGACCGGTGGGGTGTCCGGTTCCGGATGCTGGAGGCCGTCCGGGCGTTCGGGGCCGAGCAGCGCAACGCCGAGGCAGCGATCACCGTCCTGCTGGACTGGGCGCGGGCGTTCGGGGTCACGTACGCCGAATCGCTCTCCGCGCCGCAGCCGTTCGCGGCCGCCGACCGGATCGGGGTCGAGCTGGACAACCTGACGGTCGCGCTCCGGCACGCGCTGGCCCGTGAGGACGGTGCGACGGTCGCGGCGGTGACCGCGGTACTCGGCGTCGCCTGGACGATCCGGTTCGACTACGCGCGGCTGGCCGCGCTGGTCGGTGACACCGAGGCGCTGCTGTCCCACTACCGTCCGGAGCCCGCGCTGGTCGAGGCGCTGCGCACGGCGGCGGCGCTGAGCGCCGCGTACTCGTTCCTCGTGGGAGGGCGGGTGGTCACCCGGTCGCTGGCGGTCCTGCGCCGGCTGCCGCCGGCTCCGCCGACGACGCTGCCCCGTGCGGTGGCGACGCTTGCCGCTGGTGTCGGTTCCGCGGTTCCGAATGCGTTGGACGCTCTGAGCGCGCGGGACGAGCCCCTGCTCGCCGGTGTCGCGAACACCGTTGCGGGTTACCTGGCCGAGCGAGCGAACCAGCCGGATGCCGCCCTGCGCGCTGCCGAACGCTCGCTGGCCGCGGTCGAGCGCTCGCCAGCCGCACGGGACGGGAACGCGCTGTTGCGGATCAGCGCGCACACCCGGATCGGCGAACTCTGCCTGGGCCTGGGCGACGGCGCCCGTGCACGGCACCATCTGCTCGCCGCTGTCCACCTGCTGGAGTCGCTCGGCGGCTCACCCGACTTCGCCCAGGCGCGCTGGGGGATGGCGCTGGCGAACCTTCAGGTCGGCGACCTCGAGGAAGCGGAGCGCTGGCTCGGCCCGGCGCCGGAGGGCGGGTACCTGCCGGAGGCGAGCGTGCGCACGTTCCACCTCGCCGTGCGCGCCGAGATCCAGCTGGCCAAGGGCGAGGCCGAGGCCGGGCTCGCAACCTGGCGGAACGCGGTGGCCACGCTGGATGCCGCCGAGCCGGGCGAGTTCCCGGTCCACGGGCCGTGGGGCTTGGAGCTGCGGGCCGCGCTGGTGGCCGCGCACGCCGCCCACGACCGGCTCGCGCTGGTCGCGGACACGCTCGACGGGCTGCCCGAGCCGTTGGCGGCGCTGCTGGACCGGCCGGCCCCGTCATCGACCATGGACGCGCCGGTCATCGGTGCGCTACTGCTCGCGCTGGGAACCGCGTTGCTGGCGGGCGAACCGGGCCCGGACGCCAGGGCGCGCGCCGCGCGGCTGGTCGCGCTGGCCGAGCGGTTCCGGCACGTCCGGAGCTTCGTCCCGACGATGCGGCCGGAGTGCGTCGCGCTCGTCACTGCCCGCGTGGACGATCCGGCGTACCGGGAGGCGGTCTCCCGGTACGCCGGCCTGGACCCCGCGAGCCTGCGCGAGGCCGCACGGGCCGAGCTGGACGCCTACCGCGCGAACCGGGCCCGGGCTCCGAAGTAGCCGACCAGGGCCAGCCCGACGCACCAGCCCACCGCCCACCAGGCCTGGTTCCCGATCGTGTCGCCCAGCAGCAGGCCACGCACGGTCTCGATGACCGGGGTGTACGGCTGATGCTCGGCGAACCACCGCACTCCGGGGGACATCGACTCGGGCGGGACGAACGTGCTGCTCAGGAACGGCAGGAACTGGATCAGCAGCGACATCGAATTCGCGCTCTCCGGCGTCGAGAACGCCAGTCCGATCGTGATCGCCAGCCAGCTGACCGCCGTCGACAGCAGCACGAGCAGACCGGCCGTGAGCAGCCACTCGACCACCGACGCGGACGGCCGGAACCCGATCAGCAGTCCGATCGCCAGCACCAGCACGACCGAGACGCCGGTCCGGATGACGTTGGCGACCGCGTGGCCGGTCAGCACCGACGTGCGGGCGATCGCCATCGTGCGGAACCGGCCGATGATGCCTTTCGCGCCGTCCGCCGAGACGCTGACCGCGGTCGCGCTGGCGCTGGTCGCGATCGCCAGTACGAGAATGCCGGGCATCACGTAATCGACGTACGCGCCGCTTTCCCCGGAACCCGCCGCGATCGCGTTCCCGAAGAGGTACCGGAACAGCAGCAGGAACAGCGTCGGGGTGGCGATCGACGCGCCGAGCCAGATCGGATCCCGCAGCGTGTGGCGCAGGGTCCGCTTCAGCATCGTCGTCGAGTCGGACAGGCCGTGGGCGAGCGTGCTCATCGGTTGTCGTCTCCCGTCAGCGCGAAGAAGACGTCGTCGAGGTCGGGCAGGTGGACCGCGAACTCGGTCACCTCGATCGCGTCGTGCTCCAGCCGCCCGAGCAGATCTCGCAGCGACGTGACGCCGCCGTCGGTGGGCACGCGCAGCGTGAGCGTGTCGCCGTCCGACGTGGATTCTGCGAGCAGCGCGGCCGCCCTGGCCAGCGCGTCCGCGTCGCCGAAGCGCAGTTCGGCGTGGCCGCCGGGGACGAGCCGCTTGAGCTCGGCCGGGGTTCCCTCCGCGACGAGCGCGCCGCCGTCCAGCACCGCGATCCGGTCGGCCAGATCGTCGGCCTCGTCCAGGTACTGCGTGGTGAGGAAGATCGTGACGCCGTCGGCGGCCAGGCCCCGGATGATCTGCCACATCGTGCGGCGGCTGCGCGGGTCGAGCCCGGTGGTCGGTTCGTCGAGGAACAGCACGCGCGGCCTTCCGACCAGGCCCATCGCCAGGTCGAGACGGCGCCGCATGCCGCCGGAGTACGTGGACGGCTGTTTCATCGCGACCTCGGTGAGGTCGAACTGTTCAAGGAGTGCGGTGGTGCGGCGCTTGCCCTCCCGCCGGCCCAGGTGGTGCAGCTCGGCCATCAGCTGCAGGTTCTCCACGCCGGTGAGGACGTCGTCCACTGCGGCAAATTGCCCGGTGACGCCGATCGCGGCCCGCACCCCCGCGGGGTCGGACGCCAGGTCGCACCCGCCGATCCGCGCCGAACCACCGTCCGGGGCGAGCAGCGTCGACAGGATGTGAACGGTCGTGGTCTTGCCCGCGCCGTTCGGGCCGAGCAGCGAGAAGATCGTGCCCTCGGGAACGGTGAGGTCGACACCGTTCAACACGGTGTGGTCACCGAACGACTTCGACAGGCCGGTCGCGGCGATGGCCGGTGTCATCTGACTCCCCTGGATTCGCGTGACCCCGGTTGGTCACGCACAGGAGGAGCGTGCGAGCGCACGCCTTCAGCCCGGTTTCACTCCGCTTTCAGCGTCCGCCATGGATTTCAGCGCGGTGAAACCACGCGTCGGTTCACCCGGACGCGGAGCCCGTCGGCATCGAGGTCGGTGCCGGACGCCGAGCGGGCGCGCACCTCGACCGGCTCGCCGGTGGTGTCCTCGACCACCGCGAGCGGCCCCTCACCGTCGGTCTGGAGGTACCGGTCGCCCCACCGCATCAGCGCGAGCACCGCGGGCAGCAGGTCCTGCCCCATCGGCGTCAGCACGTACTCGTACCGGGTGCGCTGACCGGGCTCGCGGTACGGGCGCTTGGTGAAGATGCCGGCCGCGACCAGCTCCTTGAGCCGGGCGGACGCGATCGCGTCGGTGATCCCGACCCGCGCCGCGAAGTCGTCGAACCGGGTCGTGCCGTAGAACGCCTCGCGGATCAGCAGCATCGCCGAGCGCGTCCCGACGACGTCCATCGCTTTACCGATCGAGCACGCGGACGCCTGCCACCGCGATCGGTCGGCGAGCGGTCCTTCGAGTCTCATCGGCATGTGGAACAGGCTACTCCTGGCTAGACATCAACGTAGTCAGGCTCTAGCGTCCCTGGCTATGCAGAAGTCAAGTCAGAGCGTTCTCGCCCTGCTATGCGGTGCGCCGTTCCTTGCGGGCCTCGACCTGTTCGTGGTCAACGTCGCGTTCGGCGACATCGGCCGAAGCATCCCCGGCCACTCGCTCGGCGAGCTGAGCTGGATCCTCAACGGGTACGCGATCGTCTACGCCGCGCTGCTCGTCCCGGTCGGACGATGGGCCGACCGGGTCGGCAACAAGCCCGTGTTCGTCGCCGGGCTCGTCGTCTTCACCGCGGCGAGCGCGGCCGCCGCCGCGAGCCCCTCGCTCGCCGCGCTGGTCGGGTTCCGGATCGTGCAGGCCATCGGCGCCGCCGCGCTGACCCCGACCAGCATGGGACTGTTGATCCACGCGGTGCCAGCCGAACGGCGCGCGGTCGCGGTCCGGATCTGGGCCGCGTCGAACGCGCTCGCCGCCGCGCTCGGACCGGTCGTCGGCGGCTTGCTCGTCGAACTGTCGTGGCGGTGGATCTTCCTGATCAACGTTCCGCTCGGGATCATCCTGGTGCTCGGGACGCTCCGGCGGGTGCCCGACCACCGGGTCGCCGATCCGGACCGGGACCTGGACCTGGTCGGCGCCGCGCTGCTCACGCTCGGGATCGGCGCGCTGGCGTTCGGCCTGGTGGAGGGCAACTCGCGGGGCTGGAGCAGCACCGGAATCCTGGCAGCGTTCGCGGTGGCAGCGGTGGCCCTGGTTCTCTTCGCTGTCCACAGTGCGCGGCACGCGTCGCCCCTGGTCGACCCGGCACTGTTCCGCGTGCGGCCGTTCGCCTGGGCGAGCGTCGCCACCGCGGTCTTCAGCGCGAGCTTCGCCGCGGGGCTGCTCGCCCTCATCCTCTGGCTGCAGGACGTGTGGAACTATTCGGCGATCGAGACCGGGCTGGCGATCGCGCCCGGCCCGTTGATGGTGCCGCTGTTCGCGCTCGGCGGTGCCGGCCTGATCCGGCGCATCCCGCCCGGTCGGCTGGCCGCCGTCGGCTGCCTCCTCTGGGCGGTCGGCAGCATCCTGATCGTGACGTCGATCGAAACGAAGCCCGCGTACCTGACCGAGGTGCTGCCGGGCTGGCTAATCTGCGGCGTCGGTGTGGGGTTGGCGCTGCCCACGATCCTCGCGTCCGCCACCGCGCAGCTCCCCCCGGCGCGGTCGGCGACCGGCAGCGCGGTCGTGAATATGGGCCGTCAGGTCGGCACCGTGCTCGGAGTGAGCGTGCTGGTCGCGGTACTGGGAACCGCGACGCCGGACGAGTTCCGGCAGGCATGGTGGGTGGTGGCCGCGGTAGCGGCGCTGTCCGCGGTAACCGCGCTAGGCCTCAGCCGGCGCCGCGCGGCAGTTGTCGCGGCACCGGCGCAGACCGGGGCCCCGGCGTCGCCCGGGGTACCGGCGTCGCCCGGGGCTCTGGCGCAGACGGGCGCGACACCGCAGGCAGACGCAGTGCCGCACGCAAGCGCACCACCGCACGCAAGCGCACCACCGCCGACGGGCGCAGCGCAGACGGATGCGCTCGCTGGAGTCGCGGCGGAAGCCGAGGAGGGCGCGCGATGACCGCGACCTCCTCCGACGTGATCCTGGACTACCCGGTCGACGAGACCTGGCAGGGATTCGCCGGGGTACACGGCGGGGTCGTGGTCGCCGCGCTGCTCGCCGCCACCCGCTCGCTGGTGCCCGGCACCCCGGCGACCGTCACCACGCACTTCCTCGCGCCGCTGCCGCCGGGCGACCTCCCGGTGGAGGCCGCGCTCGTGCACCCCGGCCGCACGGCGGCGGTGACCGCGCGAATCGGCGCGGCCGTCCAGGGCCTGATCCGGGTGATCCGCGACTCGCCGACCATCCAGGGCGACGCGACCATCCAGGGCGACGCGGCCATCCCCGGCGACGGGGGCGGCTCGGGCGGCGCGGGCGGCTCGGGCGGCGCGGGCGGCGCGGGCGGCGCGGGCGGCGCGAGGCGCCCGGCGGATCCTGGTGGCGTCGGGCGCAGCGTGCTTGAGGCCGCGCCTGCGTGGGCACCGCCCGAGCCGGCCGCCGAGCCGGAGAAATATCCGCGGCTCGATCTGCCGGTACAGCTGGTGCCGGTCGGGCAGCATTTCGAGATCCGACCGGTCAGTGCGTCGCGTCCGCTCGCGGGCGGGGACGATCCGGCGTTCGATGTGTGGATCCGCCTCCGCCCTGCGGTGTTCACCACTCGGACGTTCGATGCTCCGGAGGCTGCCGCGATCCTGCTCGACGCGCTGCCGCCCGGTCTATTCGCGACGCTCCGGGCTCCCATGCCGATCCCCACCGCGGAACTCACCGCGCACTTCGCCCCGGTCGCGTACCAGCCCGACAGCT
This window harbors:
- a CDS encoding ATP-binding protein, yielding MTIDLALLSRVAWQGREVTAPRLRTLLAVLAADLRAGASTARLVDGLWPDEQPEHPAKALQVLVARARTVLGPDVLVNTPSGYRLALAPERVDASAVVLHATAADRHADAGDHAAALAAAEAGLALWDAAPDRHPAGHDPLDALRATGASTYRVLTRARALALARLGRTAEAAPMLAALAAELPRDEELLLEVLRTEPVPAALARYDAYRRALRDRLGINPGPALTRWHQQTLRGTVRRGIPLDPNPLVGRDVDRAAVRDLLRTSRVTSIVGPGGLGKTRLAQAVARDAEQPIVHLVALAGVADDADVLAEVASAVGRPGDTGDPVSRIVAALAPGPALLVLDNCEHVVAGAAALVGALVSRTAGLRVLTTTRTPLGLSSESVYSLPPLDLPTTVELFTQRARAARPGVDLPPEAVAALCRRLDGLPLAVELAAARVRALSVREIERRLDDRFALLRGGARDAPARHRTLHAVVDWSWNLLDEAGREALRTLSIFPGGFTADAAAHVLADGDALESLVEQSLLQVTEDRWGVRFRMLEAVRAFGAEQRNAEAAITVLLDWARAFGVTYAESLSAPQPFAAADRIGVELDNLTVALRHALAREDGATVAAVTAVLGVAWTIRFDYARLAALVGDTEALLSHYRPEPALVEALRTAAALSAAYSFLVGGRVVTRSLAVLRRLPPAPPTTLPRAVATLAAGVGSAVPNALDALSARDEPLLAGVANTVAGYLAERANQPDAALRAAERSLAAVERSPAARDGNALLRISAHTRIGELCLGLGDGARARHHLLAAVHLLESLGGSPDFAQARWGMALANLQVGDLEEAERWLGPAPEGGYLPEASVRTFHLAVRAEIQLAKGEAEAGLATWRNAVATLDAAEPGEFPVHGPWGLELRAALVAAHAAHDRLALVADTLDGLPEPLAALLDRPAPSSTMDAPVIGALLLALGTALLAGEPGPDARARAARLVALAERFRHVRSFVPTMRPECVALVTARVDDPAYREAVSRYAGLDPASLREAARAELDAYRANRARAPK
- a CDS encoding ABC transporter permease; protein product: MSTLAHGLSDSTTMLKRTLRHTLRDPIWLGASIATPTLFLLLFRYLFGNAIAAGSGESGAYVDYVMPGILVLAIATSASATAVSVSADGAKGIIGRFRTMAIARTSVLTGHAVANVIRTGVSVVLVLAIGLLIGFRPSASVVEWLLTAGLLVLLSTAVSWLAITIGLAFSTPESANSMSLLIQFLPFLSSTFVPPESMSPGVRWFAEHQPYTPVIETVRGLLLGDTIGNQAWWAVGWCVGLALVGYFGARARFAR
- a CDS encoding ATP-binding cassette domain-containing protein codes for the protein MTPAIAATGLSKSFGDHTVLNGVDLTVPEGTIFSLLGPNGAGKTTTVHILSTLLAPDGGSARIGGCDLASDPAGVRAAIGVTGQFAAVDDVLTGVENLQLMAELHHLGRREGKRRTTALLEQFDLTEVAMKQPSTYSGGMRRRLDLAMGLVGRPRVLFLDEPTTGLDPRSRRTMWQIIRGLAADGVTIFLTTQYLDEADDLADRIAVLDGGALVAEGTPAELKRLVPGGHAELRFGDADALARAAALLAESTSDGDTLTLRVPTDGGVTSLRDLLGRLEHDAIEVTEFAVHLPDLDDVFFALTGDDNR
- a CDS encoding winged helix-turn-helix transcriptional regulator: MPMRLEGPLADRSRWQASACSIGKAMDVVGTRSAMLLIREAFYGTTRFDDFAARVGITDAIASARLKELVAAGIFTKRPYREPGQRTRYEYVLTPMGQDLLPAVLALMRWGDRYLQTDGEGPLAVVEDTTGEPVEVRARSASGTDLDADGLRVRVNRRVVSPR
- a CDS encoding DHA2 family efflux MFS transporter permease subunit; amino-acid sequence: MQKSSQSVLALLCGAPFLAGLDLFVVNVAFGDIGRSIPGHSLGELSWILNGYAIVYAALLVPVGRWADRVGNKPVFVAGLVVFTAASAAAAASPSLAALVGFRIVQAIGAAALTPTSMGLLIHAVPAERRAVAVRIWAASNALAAALGPVVGGLLVELSWRWIFLINVPLGIILVLGTLRRVPDHRVADPDRDLDLVGAALLTLGIGALAFGLVEGNSRGWSSTGILAAFAVAAVALVLFAVHSARHASPLVDPALFRVRPFAWASVATAVFSASFAAGLLALILWLQDVWNYSAIETGLAIAPGPLMVPLFALGGAGLIRRIPPGRLAAVGCLLWAVGSILIVTSIETKPAYLTEVLPGWLICGVGVGLALPTILASATAQLPPARSATGSAVVNMGRQVGTVLGVSVLVAVLGTATPDEFRQAWWVVAAVAALSAVTALGLSRRRAAVVAAPAQTGAPASPGVPASPGALAQTGATPQADAVPHASAPPHASAPPPTGAAQTDALAGVAAEAEEGAR
- a CDS encoding acyl-CoA thioesterase domain-containing protein; translated protein: MTATSSDVILDYPVDETWQGFAGVHGGVVVAALLAATRSLVPGTPATVTTHFLAPLPPGDLPVEAALVHPGRTAAVTARIGAAVQGLIRVIRDSPTIQGDATIQGDAAIPGDGGGSGGAGGSGGAGGAGGAGGARRPADPGGVGRSVLEAAPAWAPPEPAAEPEKYPRLDLPVQLVPVGQHFEIRPVSASRPLAGGDDPAFDVWIRLRPAVFTTRTFDAPEAAAILLDALPPGLFATLRAPMPIPTAELTAHFAPVAYQPDSWFRLRQRTAWTTSDLCVDETELRTADGTLAAQARQLRRIIRNRL